From the genome of Bos mutus isolate GX-2022 chromosome 2, NWIPB_WYAK_1.1, whole genome shotgun sequence:
tcatgaagatctcttttgtacagttctgtgtattcttgtgtcAATTTTAGGTCTAATTAAATAGCTTTTGATTacaatagaaagaaagtgaaatcgctcagtcgtgtctgactctttgtgaccccatggactgtagcctaccagatcctccctccataggattctccaggcaagagtactgaagtgggttgccatttccttctccaggggatgttcccaacccagggattgaactcgcgtctcccgcattccaggcagacgctttaacctctgagccaccaaggaagcccaatagaaGGGCCCAAATCACTGACTGCTCCCCCAAACAACCCCTGAATGATTTAAACAATCTTGCAGTCATCCcccagaaagcaaaaacaaacacccTGGTCTCTGTATTTCTCAAAATATGAGAATGAAAAATACTCTGGCTTCACTTCGATTGTCAGGATGAGCAGAAAGTTCATCCTTGGAAGGTTTGACAACAGGAACGAGGCAGAGGAGGCTGAAGGAGTCTTTACTGACTCCTGAACAGAGCTGGCTGGCCAGTCTAGCTGGCATGTCTAGATGGTGAGGCCAGCCTTCTGTCACCAAAACACGCAGCTGAAATGGATGAATGCAGGACTCTAGCCAGAGCAGATGGCTGCAGGTAAATGTTAATTAACATTAAATGACACCAGATCATGAAGGGGCAGGGTAAATTAGGAGGAGAAATGAccaagaagggacttccctggcagttcagtacttaggactctgcacttccactgcagggggtgaagCTTCCATCcctagttgaggaactaagatactgcaacccatgtggtatggccaaaaaagaaatgtgacaaAGGAAGTAACTAACATGCCCAACTTTCTTGTCTGGGGATTCTACTTATTTTCAGTTTCGTTTCCCTTCAGTCAaaatctttaaagtctttatagtAAGTAAAGGATTTCCATGGCAATAGGAAGAAGCAGTATATGTACGTCATATTTCTGTTGGACCCTGTTCCTGCCTGGATAGCCCCGAACTAGAGGGAGTAACACAGGCCATCCTCTCTATGCTGTCAACCAGACACTGGCTCCTTAGGACAGTTCCGAGTGCAGACCTCCCCAATGCTCTCCCACACCTCTCCCCCTTTCCAAGTGAAAAGTGTGAATGCGTTAGttcctcagttgtatctgactctttgcacccatGGACTacggcctgccaggcttctctgtccatgggattctccaggcaagaatactggagtgggtatccattcccttttcctggggaccttcttgactcagggatcaaacccaggtctcctgcatcacaggcagattctttactgtctaagccaccagagaagcctccttCCAGACAGAAGAGGATTCAAACGTCTACTTTATCTACAGGGCCCCAAATTCTAAGCCAAAAAGTACAGCCCCCCGTGCAATCAGTCCACATCATAATCAACTCAACACTTGGAAAAGTGAGCTTCACATCTTCCCCCAGAAGCTACCTCCAAGATTCCCATGTTTGTTCTTCTAGCAACTCAGGAACTTTTGACTCCTTTCACCTCCTCTTCCCTTGCCTTAGTCCATTCAGGATGTGGTAACAAAAATAGCATaggctgagtggcttaaacagaaATTGACATCTggcagttctggaggccaggaagtccaaggtcaaggtgccgGCAgcttcagtgtctggtgagggtCTGATTCCTGGTTCATAGCCAGTTGTCTTCTGGCTGTGTCCTTACATAACAGAGGGTGAAAGGCTCTTGGGGTCCCTTTTACAAGGGCACTAGTAAcactcatgagggctccaccctcatgacctaatgaCCTCCCACCAGCCCACCGTCAAATACAGTTAAgttccctacatacaaaccttcaaatTGTGAACTTTGAAAGATTTCAAACTGCATTCACACATCCAATCACGTAAGTTAGTTGTGTCTGGTGTGCGTTGTCACATGCCATCAGGTGGATGTTTTTATGTACTTTATAGTACTGTATTGATAGAGTACAGTGgtgcagtatctttatttcaagcccagaatCTGTGCCAACaacatcaggcatgagtgaaattgcagctcgTCCTCCGTCTCCTACTGCTGACTATCcatcagctctaccatctcccaattcctctccctcctccagtcggTAACTCTTCTGGCCTGTTTactcaatgccagcccctgtatgccagctgttgtactttTCAAgaactgtactgtaagattaaaatttttttttattttttatgtatttgtgtgaAAAATGATTATAAAGCTATTACAGTTCAGTACTACATAGCTGACTGTGTTGGTTGGGTACCCAGACTAACTTTGCTGGACTTACAAACGTGCTCTCAGAACAGAAACcattcgtatgtaggggacttactgtatcaATCAACTGAGGATTAGGATTctgcatatgaatttgaggggagACATAAAGCATCCAGTCCACAGCATCTATCTGCCCATAGCTCCAATCAGCAgtaagtttacttttttttttttttaatacttttttaaatttattttttactgtcttcgttgctgcaagggcttttctctaggcATGGCGAGCAGGggttgctctctagttgcagtgcacaggcttactttggtggcttctcctgttgctgagcacaggaTCTAGGACACATGGGCTTCAATAGATGCACATGCGGGCTCAGTGGttttggctcccaggctctagagctcaggctccgtagttgaggcacacaggcttagctgctctgaggcatgtgggatcttcctggatcagagatcgaacaacggtctcctgcactggcaggcagactttaccactgagccacccaggaagccccagaataTCCACACTattcaggaataaaaaggaacaaactactaaCATGAAGTGAAAAGACATGAGGGACCATATACTCTACCATCCCACTTATAATAAGATATCCAGAACAGGcatatttataaagaaagaaattagaccaGTGGCTGCCTGGGGCTGAGAATGGGAACAGGGATATCTTGGgaagataaaaatgttctaaaactgatttATGATCATCTTTGCACTGTCTGGTAAATCAAATCATTGAATAGTTCACTTATGAGTCCATTTTACatgtgaaatgtattttaataaagctgtcaaaattttttaattagacaCTCAGTTGAATATTCATCTTACTTGTTAATGTATTTTCTAGCCACCCTTTCCCCTGAAATAGACCCTAATCTTGAGGGCAAGACCAAATCTCCCACATATTAcatgaaattttaatacaaattacATATAATCCAAAGCTATACACATACTGTGTTCACAACGATTTGTGGATATGACTTTGCCTCGTCAGGCTATCGGGTGACTGTAACCATCAAGAGCAACAAGGAAGAGAGGGTGCGTGAGGATGGACTGGCAGAATAACTgcatttgaatcccagctcctctAGGTGTGAACTCAGGGAACTGCCCACTGTGAGCCCAATCTCCAGGTCTGAAGTAGgaaaagggtttcccaggtagtgctagtggtaaagaacccatctggcagtgcaggagatgcaaaagatgcgggttcagtccctgggtggggaagatcccttggaggaggacatggcaatccactccagtattcttgcctggagaatcccctggacagagaggcctgatgggctacagtccatagggtcacaaagagtcagacacaactgaagcaacttagcacacgtgcatgcaAATGGGGGGAAATGTGGTAGTAACCTCATAAGGTtgatcagaggatgaaatgagatgatcTGAATAAAACTTTTAGCATGCTGCTTGGAACATGTTACAGCTCACTGAATCTTGATTTAAAACACAAAAGCCcaatcacaaacacacacacaccagaggaATCTCTTCACACAGGAAACACCTTCAACAACAGGGGACGACTACAGATGACCCGCCCTCGTCCGTCACCCACCAGGCAGCAAGTGGCCTTGTGTCATCTCTTCTCCCTTCCAAGCCCAGTGAAATGCATGTGTGACCAGAAATACTACTCTTAATCATCTAACAAGAGGAGCTGAACAGCACCCACAGTTTTCATCATTTAGTTTGTCTGCCTCTCCACCCTCTATCCTACAAAGGTGGGATTCCACTTCCTGGCCCCCTTGGCATGAACAGGGTCACAGTTCTAACCagtgaatgagagaaaatgacaTGTCACTTCCAAACCGGAGCACGTGTTTGGACAAGACTCTCCCGAAGTAACTAGCAAAAGGTCCAGTTGGCAGCTGCTGTCAGTGAGCTACGTGAAGACAGCATGGAGTGGGTCCCCCGCTAACCTGTGACAGACAAGGAGCCTGAGTGGGAAATACACGTGCTCTGTAGTGCTCTGCATCACCCAGCCTCGCCTAAGTCACAAGGCTCATGGACTCGTGGTGCCTGCAGAGCAGCCAATTGAGATGTTCAGGACTCTGGGTGTGAGGGAAATGGGGAGAGCGCTTTGGGGAACCCAAGCACGTTGTGTCATAGATAAATCAGGGGGGCTGGAGGATGAGTGGAGCTTAGGAAAGTCACAAGCCCGACAAAGTCACAAGGCGCTCAGGCtgtgaaaatgtacatttttaatctCTCACCTAAAAAACCTAAGATACTTTACTCCCCTAGCTTCTGTGATGAGCCACTCTCCCTGTTCTGTCACCCTCTCTGACCACTTTATCTTCCCGTGGGCTCCActtcctctgcctccctgtcccctccccttgcTGGTAACCAGGGCTCTGTCCTCAGCTCCACATGCCCTCTTAATGCTTATTACAATGaatactaagaaaataaattatttcaggcTCAGGGAAAAATCTTACGTAGTGTGAGGCATGACAGTGATGCTCTACCTGGGACAAACAGTGTAGTCTAgaccaagaaagaagaaagttgaAGAAAGTTGTAACTTCTGAGTGCACAATCATGAAACAGTGCAAAAAGAGCCATATCCGAATCATCTCTTTAGCCAAGTGAAGGTCTCAAAACACAGCCAAAGGAGCTTTTGTTCTTTATTACATTCCCCTAAGCATCACTCATTGTTTAAGGCAGGGCAAATCCTGTCAAGTATTTATGgagctcttttcttctccttataaataaataaatctgtaaaGAAAGCATCCACTAGTCTCTGTTTTCTCTAACCTGCTTGattttctaaagttaaaaaaagcaaTCCTGGTGTCCTGAAACCACAGCCAAGGCTTCTCAACATTTTCAGTTAAAATACCTGTTATTTCCCAACCAGGGGAGAGCACACCACCATTACCTATACTTACAGCACACAGCTCAGTGCTGTTGACTTCTAACTATCACAGGGTAGTGTGTGCTCATTGCCCTGGTCTTCTTCAGCCGCAAAAATATTCAGAACTTGGGACTTCCGCAGtagtcctgtggctaagactacATACTTCCAActcagggggtgtgggttctatccctggtcagggaaccaggctCCTATATGCCAAATGGcatgcaaaaaaattttaaaagaaaaaaacactcagAACTTACTGTCCACATAGAAGAGTTCTCATGGCAACACACTAAGtgacaaaaagaccaaaaaataaaagaaactgtttTTATTGCTTTACAACAAGCCAGCAACAGACACAACACAATAATCACACATAACACTTGACATCCCCAAATGGTGTACAAAACCAGAACATGCTCCTCCACTTAAAATCTATTTGTGAAAACTGAAATCCAAAACTTCTCCCAAGAACTTTGCTATTCTCAAGCAGAGTCAATActtaaagaagcaaagaaaactaGTATCAAACTTACTGCATATGTCTGATCACATAATTCAGAATCTTTTACGCTCAATCCAGGCAGTGCTATTACTGCACATTTTAGATGGCCATCCTAGGTACTTTAAGACTCCAACAACTTTCTTCTTTCCACAAATTCTTTGCAGAAAGAGCTGTCAAGAAAATTGTTCTAAAACCCAACAATGCACAGCAATTTATGCctcatttctacttctttcctCATAATGGAAAATTTGGCCGTCCTTAACTCAGCCTGATAACAACTCCAATGCCCATGCCGAAAATCCTACTTACAAACAGGAAACCTAAACTCATATTAGGCATGAGAGGGTGACACTTCTAAGTAGTTCCTATTATTCTGGACACACTGGCACCTTCCTTTCAATGAGCTCCAAGATACTGTGGTTTAAGTCACCATAATTCAACAGCAAGTTACATGGCAAGTACTACCTGAaaatgggggatggggagggtgcgGGTTGCAGGGGACGGGCGCTGTGCCAGTAAGATATATGTGACTTGCCCAAAACTGGAATAATTAACAACCTGAGAGGattgtttattcttaaaaatatgacCATGTCAGctactttttgccttttaattcaaggttttctctttcttccagacAAAGCACAGCATTCTTCTCTCAGAATATCACCTGTCAGGGTGTTGAGAATTAACTGACTGAGAGGCTGCACACTCCCAGACCTACAGGTCTACCTGGCCATTAGGTAAGAGGTTTCACACtcagaaatatatgaaatgttTAAGATGCATGTGGAGAAGATGTTTAATTCTGCAACAGCAGAATGTTAAGGCAACATCAGAAAATGGGTGTTTTAGAACCCTACCCCTACTCCCCACCTGGTAAACATAGCCAGATGATGCTACTCAATCCTTATTACCAAACTGTCCCAAAATAACCTGTTGAACTTGTCTTTGAAGTTTAATCTCTGATATTTTGATGGCAGTGAGATAGAACCCTGGGACTATACTTGCCTTGCAAAAAAATTCAACACCTGATTTACTCACAAGGCttaaaataaggaaggaaaatataaaataagttgtCCTTCACTTGGCAACCATCCGTTTAATTATCTGTTTTTACACTGTATCCAGGCCACACCTGGATATGGATGGCTAATGTGGAAATAGAAAACACAAGGATCACTCCTGGAAGAATCACAAACAAGACAATGAAGTTCTCAATCAGCACATCGACAGCATCAGGGTAAGCAAGAAAAGAACTTTACCAAGAGATCAACATGTACGTTTTCTGACAAAACTGAAGTATACTGAGTTACAGAGCAAATTcactgaaaacaacaaagaaaaacctGTCTTTGTAAAGGCTATTCTGTCACCCCCTAAAAAGTGTTTCAACTCTGATACACCACACAACCGGTTAAGAAAATGAAGCGCGGTGTTTAGCGACGGGACATTCTAACTACCATGGGAGGTGCTGGGCTGGGCCTGGTGGGCACCACTGGAGTTAGCAGGGCTGGGGGGGAGCCCCCTACTTCTCCACGCAGGCTGCTGCCGTCTCCTTGTTGAAACCCCGGATGGAGAGGTCGTAGACTACCTCCTCCACTTTCTTCACGTCATACTTCAGGCCATCGTAGCGCTTCCTCAGGGAATCGTTTTTGAGGTTGAGGAGGCGGAAGCCGGAGTCCAGCTCGTTGATGAAGGTGGAGATGTGCAGGGGCCGGGAGTAGTCTCCGGCAGTCACGCTGTTGACAGACAACCTCGACTGTGGGACAGAAAAGGAACGTCACAGCAGGGCTCTTCCTCCAAGTCACAGCCACGAGGCCGGTGCTCCACATGACTTGTCCACACTATCCCTCATAATTACAGTTTTGACAACTGCTCGGTATTACTTACTTACTTAAAACTTAAGAAATCATTCCCCTTTTGATGGAGTTTCTGTGGTCTCCCGACTTCTCATAAATAGGGTTAGAGTAAATTCCTTTATAACAGCTTTCTTctgcttttgatttatttttataggaCAATTTCTTGGAGTGGAATTAAGGGGTAAAAGACAATAACAACTAGTAAAAGTTCTACAGTTAATTGTTCCCCAAAACAACTATATAAAGGAACAAGTTACCAGGAATATATACTGTGCCACTGCTCTGAAAGGAAGAAGTTGTTCTCATCTTTTTAAATCGCATAATATCAAGTGTGCAAGGCCACCTCATTGTCTGAATTGCCATCCCAGCAAAACATTAACACACACAGTACGCAGTCAATGACTACCCTGTGACCGACAGATGGCTTAGAAAAGAATGGGACATCTGAATTTTTGTACCCATTTAAAAAAACTGACAATGATGTGGAAAGATCAAAAAGAGCAAATGGCAAATCACTAAGCTTCTTACCAGTTCACTAGCGAGAATAAGAACTCCCGAGAGATAATCTTCCACATCCAAGTGAAATCCCTTCTCCCGATCAGGCTCAACTGAAAAATGTGACACGGTAAAGACAGGGTCATGATGGAAACGTAACTTAcacctaaaattttttttaaatacacacacatatacacaagtaCAATTTCTCTCAAAGTAAAAACAGGAGTCTTTCAAAACTATCTTTTAAATGTAGACATATCCTTGGTAACAGACCTCACTGTGGAATCTTTGAGCTCTCAAGCAAAATTCAATCTTTCATTTCGTTTTTCTTAAAGTAATACCACCAAGAATAGTATCCTGTTATGCATGAGAATAGCTTTTAGAAGGTATGCGTTGAAACATTTAAGAAGTCATGGGATCTACACCTGACTTCCAAACAGTTCAAACATGCCCCCAACACACAGTGAGGAGACTACACAGACAGGGCAAAATGTGAACAAGCAGAGGATCTCAGTGGGAGTAAGCAGGTGttcactttcaacttttctgtagacttaaaatttttaaaaactaaaagaaacgCCCAAGTACACAGAGCAAGCCCCtacatatttttagttttcatctGTCCAAGAAACCAGTTTTCCACTTAGTTCTCATTTGTTTCCATAAACAGAAAGCCCCTCCCACCAAAAATTAAACCGATCATGtggatggacacgactgaggacacTCACTGCCTAGGATCTCTGTAACCGCTTCTCGGGTCACTAGGGTTTCGGACTCCAAGTACACAACAAACGCTGCCAAGAAGACCAAGCGCTGCAGCACAAACCTCCAGTGCTCGTGAAACCTGCAGTGAGTGCAAGGGACCAGGTGTTAGAAAAGACAGGCACAGGACAATCACAGCCAAACACATGAGGCACGGGACCTTTTCAAATAAAACCTTATGTGaaactccaaaatataaaatgtgttaaGAACAATACAACATTTAAGTATTATATATAGATGGATTTAGTGTAC
Proteins encoded in this window:
- the TSN gene encoding translin isoform X1, whose amino-acid sequence is MSVSEIFVELQGFLAAEQDIREEIRKVVQSLEQTAREILTLLQGVHQGAGFQDIPKRCLKAREHFGTVKTHLTSLKTKFPAEQYYRFHEHWRFVLQRLVFLAAFVVYLESETLVTREAVTEILGIEPDREKGFHLDVEDYLSGVLILASELSRLSVNSVTAGDYSRPLHISTFINELDSGFRLLNLKNDSLRKRYDGLKYDVKKVEEVVYDLSIRGFNKETAAACVEK
- the TSN gene encoding translin isoform X2, which encodes MSVSEIFVELQGFLAAEQDIREEIRKVVQSLEQTAREILTLLQGVHQGAGFQDIPKRCLKAREHFGTVKTHLTSLKTKFPAEQYYRFHEHWRFVLQRLVFLAAFVVYLESETLVTREAVTEILGIEVVCQQRDCRRLLPAPAHLHLHQRAGLRLPPPQPQKRFPEEALRWPEV